The following proteins are co-located in the Fusarium verticillioides 7600 chromosome 7, whole genome shotgun sequence genome:
- a CDS encoding trehalase translates to MPSPRHIAAALAASATTVSALYVNGTVVAPCDSPIYCHGEILEQVELAQPFSDSKTFVDMPAIRPLSEIQDAFDKLDKPLRNNSALTEFLSEYFDDAGGELEEVPEDELETDPKFLDKINNTAIKEFTQKVIDIWPDLTRRYDQDSKNCSDCPNSFIPVNRSFVVAGGRFREPYYWDSYWIIEGLLRTGGSFINIAKNTIENFLDFIEEYGFVPNGARIYYLNRSQPPLLSQMIKAYIEHTNDTDILERALPLLVQEHEFFMTNRSVPVYINNETYYLNTYNVSNTRPRPESYREDYVTANNESYYSPSGEVYSGGEELNFKTKEALYGNLASGAESGLDYSVKWVARPDDAIRDNYFPLRYLNTRNIIPVDLNSILYGNEMAIAEFYEQTGNSSASRQWREVAANRSFAMHAFMWNETHWSYFDYNLTSKAQSIFYPTDNSTAEIDKENAPKGKQVFFSPTQFYPFWLGAAPDYLKNNPYAVLNAYKRVSYYLDTRQGGIPASNVESGQQWDQPNVWPPLMHILMSGLEKVPATFGIMDPSFIEVRRLALRLAQRYLDSTFCTWRATGGTTSDLPRIQSAAEGADGIMFEKYADNATNVAGGGGEYEVVEGFGWTNGVLIWAVDEFGNRLKQPECNFTGDSSNERRDTDSAVMLHARDAARVKKFGNRKRAAEKAAHKRSSRLFRF, encoded by the exons ATGCCGTCTCCACGACATATCGCTGCGGCTTTGGCTGCGTCAGCGACAACCGTTTCCGCTCTATACGTGAACGGCACAGTCGTTGCACCTTGCGACTCACCAATTTACTGCCATGGAGAGATTCTCGAGCAAGTTGAGCTTGCCCAACCCTTCAGTGACTCCAAGACCTTTGTTGATAT GCCAGCTATTCGTCCTCTGAGTGAGATCCAGGATGCTTTCGACAAGTTGGATAAGCCGCTACGTAACAATTCGGCTCTCACGGAGTTTCTCAGTGAATACTTTGAcgatgctggtggtgagctCGAGGAAGTCCCCgaagatgagctcgagaCAGATcccaagttcctcgacaagatcaacaacactgCCATCAAGGAATTCACACAAAAGGTCATCGATATTTGGCCTGATCTGACTCGTCGCTACGACCAAGACTCCAAGAACTGCAGCGATTGCCCCAACAGTTTCATCCCTGTCAACCGATCCTTTGTCGTTGCTGGTGGTCGTTTCCGCGAGCCTTATTACTGGGACTCGTACTGGATCATCGAGGGTCTTCTCCGAACTGGCGGCTCTTTCATCAACATTGCAAAGAACACCATCGAGAACTTCCTTGATTTTATCGAGGAGTACGGCTTCGTCCCCAATGGCGCTCGTATCTACTACCTCAACcgatctcagcctcctctgcTGTCTCAGATGATCAAGGCTTATATCGAGCACACCAACGACACTGATATTCTTGAGCGTGCTCTGCCTTTGCTTGTGCAGGAGCACGAGTTCTTCATGACCAACCGTTCGGTTCCGGTCTACATTAACAATGAGACTTACTACCTCAACAC ATATAATGTTTCCAACACTCGACCACGACCCGAGTCGTACCGCGAAGATTATGTTACTGCAAACAACGAGTCTTACTACTCGCCATCTGGTGAGGTTTACAGCGGCGGCGAAGAACTCAActtcaagacaaaggaggCTCTATACGGAAATCTCGCTAGTGGTGCAGAGAGTGGTCTCGACTATTCAG TTAAGTGGGTGGCCAGACCCGATGATGCTATTCGCGACAACTACTTCCCTCTCCGatatctcaacaccagaaacATCATCCCCGTCGATCTCAACTCGATCTTGTACGGAAACGAGATGGCCATTGCCGAGTTCTATGAGCAGACAGGCAACAGTAGTGCCAGCCGTCAATGGCGTGAAGTCGCTGCCAACCGCAGCTTTGCCATGCACGCTTTCATGTGGAACGAGACTCACTGGAGTTACTTCGACTACAACTTGACTTCCAAGGCACAGTCGATCTTTTACCCAACCGACAACAGTACTGCTGAAATTGACAAGGAGAACGCTCCCAAGGGCAAGCAGGTCTTCTTCAGCCCTACCCAGTTCTACCCCTTCTGGCTGGGTGCTGCCCCCGACTatctcaagaacaacccATATGCTGTCCTCAATGCTTACAAGCGTGTCTCGTACTACCTTGATACCCGTCAGGGTGGTATTCCTGCCAGTAATGTCGAGTCGGGACAGCAGTGGGATCAGCCCAATGTCTGGCCTCCGCTGATGCACATCCTCATGTCAGGACTTGAAAAGGTCCCTGCGACATTCGGCATCATGGATCCTTCTTTCATCGAGGTCCGTAGACTGGCTCTCCGTCTCGCACAGCGATACCTGGACTCAACATTCTGCACTTGGCGTGCAACCGGAGGAACAACTTCAGACTTGCCCCGAATCCAGTCAGCGGCCGAGGGAGCTGATGGCATCATGTTTGAGAAGTACGCTGATAACGCTACCAACGTTGCaggaggcggtggtgagTACGAGGTCGTTGAGGGCTTCGGCTGGACCAACGGTGTTCTGATCTGGGCtgttgatgagtttggcaaCAGACTGAAGCAGCCTGAGTGTAACTTCACCGGGGATTCTTCTAATGAGCGCCGCGATACCGACAGTGCTGTCATGCTGCATGCCCGCGATGCTGCTCGTGTTAAGAAGTTTGGCAACAGAAAGAGGGCcgctgagaaggctgcccaCAAGAGGTCGAGCCGTCTGTTTCGCTTCTAA
- a CDS encoding threonine aldolase, giving the protein MMKSRSSRLIVSSAVRNLSKNPLRPLSISRPIVSSQRTFTSSSVKMGDAISEKPHNAWLGAKGPAALDLRSDVVTTPTPAMLEAVKSCSLLDDVFQEDPATNGLEAYVAERTGKEAGLFVLSGTMGNQLALRSLLTQPPYSVLCDYRAHIFTAEAGGTSNLTGAQIQTVIPKNGRYMTLEEIQENVTLDDDVHGCPTRVISLENTLHGMVMPLSEVKRISEFAREHGIKLHLDGARLWEAVVSGAGSLTEYCSYFDTISLCLSKGLGAPAGSVIVGPKATLKHARWVRKSIGGGLRQSGVLTSAGRIAIEQTFGQSPNGQDGPLKASHEMARKVDDLWTSMGGTIDEPTETNMVWLNLKATGCSTKRFIEIGAEAGLKFMSSRLVTHYQVAQNEEEVLRRLKIVFEKVLGEGGDSSAQQNIGKGSVYVPQ; this is encoded by the exons atgatgaagagtcgTTCTTCTCGACTTATCGTATCCTCGGCAGTTCGCAACTTGTCAAAAAATCCTCTCCGGCCTCTATCTATATCACGCCCAATTGTTTCTTCGCAAAGGACTTTTACCTCTTCGTCTGTCAAAATGGGAGACGCTATCTCCGAGAAACCTCATAATGCCTGGCTCGGTGCCAAAGGACCTGCAGCTCTTGACCTCCGCA GCGATGTGgtgacaacaccaacgccagcTATGTTGGAAGCTGTCAAGTCATGCTCCCTGCTTGACGATGTTTTCCAGGAGGACCCTGCTACAAATGGCCTTGAGGCCTATGTTGCGGAACGCACCGGAAAGGAAGCCGGCCTTTTCGTCCTCTCAGGAACAATGGGAAACCAGCTCGCTCttcgctctcttctcacccaACCTCCTTATTCAGTTCTGTGCGATTACCGAGCTCACATTTTCACCGCTGAAGCAGGCGG CACTTCAAACCTCACAGGGGCTCAGATTCAGACTGTCATTCCTAAAAATGGCAGATACATGACGcttgaagagatccaggAGAACGTGACtctggatgatgatgttcaCGGCTGCCCTACACGTGTCATCAGTTTGGAGAACACTCTTCACGGCATGGTCATGCCTCTCAGCGAAGTCAAGCGAATTTCTGAGTTCGCTAGAGAGCACGGCATCAAGTTACACTTGGACGGCGCCCGACTATGGGAGGCAGTCGTCTCTGGAGCAGGTTCTCTGACCGAATACTGCTCTTACTTTGACACCATCAGTCTATGCCTGTCCAAGGGTCTTGGTGCCCCAGCAGGAAGTGTCATTGTTGGGCCTAAAGCCACCCTGAAGCACGCCCGCTGGGTCCGCAAGTCCATCGGCGGCGGTCTACGACAATCTGGTGTTCTCACATCTGCAGGACGCATCGCCATCGAGCAGACTTTTGGACAATCGCCCAACGGCCAAGATGGGCCTCTCAAGGCGTCTCACGAGATGGCACGCAAGGTCGACGATCTCTGGACGAGCATGGGTGGCACAATTGACGAGCCGACGGAGACCAACATGGTGTGGTTGAACCTCAAGGCGACAGGATGCAGTACGAAGCGGTTCATTGAGATTGGCGCAGAAGCTGGGCTCAAGTTCATGTCTAGCCGGTTGGTGACGCACTACCAGGTCGCGcagaatgaggaggaggttctGAGACGGTTGAAGATTGTGTTTGAAAAGGTTCTAGGTGAGGGAGGAGATTCCAGTGCCCAACAAAATATTGGAAAGGGCAGTGTATATGTGCCTCAATAG